One genomic region from Bacillus sp. SLBN-46 encodes:
- a CDS encoding SH3 domain-containing protein → MTRELFVNGELTLIRTETHGKRKKTESEPPIFTSRMEKREYYRSLNYFDIRNVIDVKVLLHDIHTNLHTYVLKVSEWVQNSPVKKLVVTGIFTVMLGIFSNTANAAFIQEYTYQVKNGEKIENIATAHGVTAQEILEANGLSSIEGEKILLPKVQNQTVTATKLNIRSQPSTSSSIIGQYQQGDVVKVSFIDNGWAAILIKGAVCFVSAEYLTDTQNNTPSGDQTSITTNPQTKTTMYVTASSLRVRQAASTNSAVLGSLKLNESVSVTSIVSGWAKINFNGKVAFVSEAYLTGKEQTNTNTSVYVIKVGDTFTKISKGLGVSVSAIQELNPTVHPSKLKIGQEIKIPSTTSPNSNQLIVTAQIGGIDPQGTFRFITSDGKTHVAKAAGNMINELFQQQGKTITLTLEGNRGQTLTLISFQ, encoded by the coding sequence ATGACTAGAGAATTATTTGTTAATGGTGAACTGACATTAATTAGAACAGAAACTCATGGAAAAAGAAAAAAAACAGAAAGTGAACCACCAATTTTTACTTCAAGGATGGAAAAAAGAGAATACTATAGATCTTTAAATTACTTTGACATCCGAAATGTGATAGATGTAAAAGTACTCCTACATGATATTCATACAAATTTACATACATATGTTTTAAAAGTGAGCGAATGGGTTCAAAACAGTCCTGTAAAAAAACTTGTAGTAACTGGAATTTTTACCGTTATGCTTGGGATTTTTTCAAATACTGCAAATGCAGCATTTATACAGGAATATACTTATCAGGTCAAAAATGGTGAAAAAATTGAGAATATTGCTACTGCACATGGAGTAACAGCTCAAGAAATATTAGAGGCCAATGGGCTGTCTTCCATTGAAGGGGAAAAAATATTATTACCAAAAGTGCAAAATCAAACGGTGACCGCGACCAAACTAAATATTCGATCACAACCTAGTACTTCAAGTAGTATTATTGGTCAATATCAACAAGGCGATGTTGTTAAAGTTTCATTCATTGACAATGGATGGGCGGCTATTCTTATTAAAGGAGCAGTTTGTTTTGTCAGCGCTGAGTATCTTACAGACACACAAAACAATACACCATCAGGAGACCAAACTAGTATAACCACTAATCCTCAAACAAAAACAACCATGTATGTAACTGCTTCATCATTGAGAGTCAGACAGGCAGCTTCTACAAATAGTGCGGTATTAGGTTCATTAAAATTAAACGAAAGTGTATCTGTAACATCAATTGTTAGTGGTTGGGCTAAGATTAATTTCAATGGAAAAGTAGCGTTTGTTAGTGAAGCCTATTTAACTGGTAAGGAACAAACAAATACAAATACTTCTGTGTATGTGATTAAAGTCGGAGATACTTTTACAAAAATTAGTAAGGGGTTAGGAGTCTCTGTTTCAGCAATCCAGGAACTAAATCCAACAGTACATCCATCAAAGTTGAAAATTGGACAAGAAATCAAAATTCCTAGTACAACTTCACCTAATTCTAATCAACTAATAGTAACAGCTCAAATAGGAGGGATAGACCCCCAAGGAACCTTTCGTTTTATCACATCTGATGGCAAAACACATGTAGCCAAAGCAGCGGGCAACATGATAAATGAATTATTTCAACAGCAAGGAAAAACAATAACATTGACACTAGAAGGAAATAGGGGTCAAACATTGACGCTAATTTCTTTTCAATAA
- a CDS encoding GNAT family N-acetyltransferase, with product MHIIRKIEITDAENFLELCKTLDKETKFMMLEPDERKTTIESQTEYIKNVIDNELSLILVCEVEGKIVGYLTAIREGFKRMRHSAYIVTGILNAYTGQGIGTKLFRELENWAALRKIHRLELTVMCHNDAGLSLYKKMGFEIEGLKKDSLIVDHEYVDEYYMAKLL from the coding sequence ATGCATATTATTAGGAAAATAGAAATTACAGACGCAGAAAACTTTCTTGAATTATGTAAAACTTTAGATAAAGAAACAAAATTTATGATGCTAGAACCAGACGAACGGAAAACAACGATTGAGAGTCAAACCGAATACATTAAAAATGTAATAGATAATGAGTTATCATTAATCCTTGTTTGTGAAGTAGAAGGAAAAATAGTTGGTTATCTAACTGCTATTAGAGAGGGTTTCAAAAGAATGCGCCACAGCGCTTATATAGTGACAGGGATACTAAATGCCTATACAGGTCAAGGTATTGGGACCAAATTATTTAGAGAGCTAGAAAACTGGGCTGCTCTTAGAAAAATTCATAGACTCGAGCTAACTGTCATGTGTCATAATGATGCTGGTCTTTCCCTATATAAAAAAATGGGTTTTGAGATTGAAGGTCTTAAAAAGGATTCATTAATTGTTGATCATGAGTATGTTGATGAATATTACATGGCAAAATTACTTTAG
- a CDS encoding LysR family transcriptional regulator, with amino-acid sequence MLKLIQLKYFVSTVEAGSVTNAARNLFISQPALSKQITQLESELNCELFLRKTTGIVLTEAGKHLYQKGIELLKAAEELSSEMNQYAKKQTIKIGALPSIGTHFLPAVVNRLRAEYKIEVLIKDTTEELVRLVENNQADFVFAQDVVSNRNLVMENICWEPYDAILPMSVISRGVSPLSITEFVENQLIIHKHPCDIRSFFENYCKKNKIDFELGIELETNESIVAFVSSGLGASIMPRMVSRNVKDQSALIMEFADEQFGRSIDLLYKPSSKKLAKSIIVLTKEIIPEG; translated from the coding sequence ATGTTGAAATTAATTCAGTTAAAATATTTTGTTTCTACGGTAGAAGCAGGTAGTGTTACGAATGCGGCAAGGAATCTATTTATCTCACAACCAGCGCTCTCAAAACAGATTACTCAACTTGAAAGTGAGTTAAATTGTGAACTGTTTTTAAGGAAAACGACTGGAATAGTATTAACCGAAGCAGGTAAACATTTGTACCAAAAAGGGATTGAATTATTAAAAGCTGCTGAAGAACTTTCTTCTGAAATGAATCAATATGCAAAAAAACAAACCATTAAGATTGGAGCGCTGCCAAGCATTGGCACACATTTTCTACCTGCCGTGGTGAACAGGTTAAGAGCGGAATATAAAATCGAGGTTTTAATTAAGGATACAACTGAAGAATTGGTGCGGTTAGTCGAAAACAATCAAGCTGATTTTGTTTTTGCTCAAGATGTGGTCAGTAATCGGAATTTGGTAATGGAGAATATATGTTGGGAGCCATATGATGCAATCCTACCGATGTCAGTGATTAGCAGGGGTGTATCGCCTCTTTCAATAACCGAATTTGTGGAAAATCAACTAATTATTCATAAGCATCCGTGCGACATTCGCTCGTTTTTTGAGAATTATTGTAAAAAGAATAAAATTGATTTTGAACTGGGAATTGAATTAGAAACAAATGAATCCATTGTTGCCTTTGTTTCGAGCGGGCTAGGGGCTTCCATTATGCCGAGAATGGTTTCCCGAAATGTCAAAGACCAGTCGGCTTTAATTATGGAATTTGCTGATGAACAATTTGGCAGAAGTATTGACCTTTTATATAAACCTTCATCGAAAAAATTGGCAAAATCAATAATTGTCCTTACTAAGGAAATTATACCAGAGGGGTAA
- a CDS encoding MBL fold metallo-hydrolase, whose translation MEIKKLSWASILIKTNETTVLVDPLGGPIKGQDKPLAAKIGDPLEPLISLETIEQPDVILITHVHPDHFDYQSVLQHFGENVKIFVPMDSSDYVKKLGFRHVVGAQPNDEFETKDVKMIASYSVDGFGSPQVSWIIKDEQHTVLHCGDTQWHGYWWRMENQYGPIHAACLPVNGPILQVVGLKEQSQLPACLTPEEAVEATKIVGAKLIPIHYSTFNNPPYYSETENIEERLIKRANLRGVEVTFLKTNEQIIM comes from the coding sequence ATGGAAATAAAAAAATTATCATGGGCGAGTATTTTAATAAAAACGAATGAAACAACTGTCCTTGTGGACCCACTAGGGGGACCTATTAAGGGACAGGATAAACCACTAGCTGCTAAGATTGGTGATCCTTTGGAACCGCTGATTTCATTGGAAACGATAGAGCAACCAGACGTTATTTTAATAACTCATGTTCATCCGGACCATTTTGATTATCAATCGGTTCTTCAACATTTTGGTGAAAATGTAAAAATCTTTGTTCCAATGGATTCCAGTGATTATGTAAAGAAACTTGGTTTTCGTCATGTGGTGGGGGCTCAACCGAACGATGAATTCGAAACTAAAGATGTAAAGATGATAGCTTCCTATTCAGTCGATGGCTTTGGTTCCCCTCAAGTCTCTTGGATCATTAAGGATGAACAGCATACAGTCCTACATTGCGGTGACACTCAGTGGCATGGATATTGGTGGCGAATGGAGAATCAATATGGGCCCATTCATGCAGCCTGTCTTCCAGTCAATGGTCCGATCCTACAAGTAGTAGGGTTAAAGGAACAAAGTCAATTACCAGCATGCTTAACCCCAGAAGAGGCAGTAGAAGCAACGAAAATAGTAGGTGCTAAGCTAATTCCTATTCATTACTCCACCTTTAACAATCCGCCATATTACAGTGAAACTGAAAATATTGAAGAAAGATTAATTAAGCGGGCCAATCTGCGTGGTGTTGAAGTAACATTCCTGAAAACAAATGAGCAGATAATTATGTAG
- a CDS encoding DinB family protein: MNVVSQFGTIIPFLEEIKQVEDDRIFFSPISEGKWSSAAIVAHLYLWDQYIQNSRLPMMLTGDTLPSGQVDVQAINNDAQNFAHSGLSKNDLIDRFITNRKNLLEELDKANLQTSFTIGETTFTLENYLLGMVEHDEHHMKQIKEVYEQR, encoded by the coding sequence ATGAATGTTGTCTCACAATTTGGCACCATCATTCCATTTTTGGAGGAAATAAAGCAGGTGGAAGACGATCGTATTTTCTTCTCACCAATTAGTGAGGGAAAATGGTCATCAGCTGCCATCGTTGCCCATCTTTACCTTTGGGATCAATACATACAAAATTCTCGATTACCAATGATGTTAACTGGTGATACCCTTCCATCTGGGCAAGTCGATGTCCAAGCAATTAACAATGATGCTCAAAACTTTGCTCATTCTGGTTTAAGTAAAAATGACTTGATTGATCGGTTTATCACCAACCGTAAAAACCTACTCGAGGAGTTAGACAAAGCCAATCTTCAGACTTCCTTTACCATAGGAGAGACAACATTCACACTTGAAAACTATTTGTTAGGTATGGTGGAACATGATGAACACCATATGAAGCAAATAAAAGAAGTGTACGAGCAAAGATAA
- a CDS encoding DinB family protein, translated as MSNIHIENLSDTRNRLLNEISLLGYDEFNKSPNPTMWSMAQVSHHLALTEKSFTRAIEYGLKQIPNNQVKRKNLHHALDRTKKIEAPEIVKPNLEPIDVLEVIDLLNDSRNYLLTVLKTVKDKSILEEKSVLHPVFGELLLDQWVELIYLHEQRHIDQIKEIKYLLGLNKNS; from the coding sequence ATGAGTAATATACATATTGAAAATCTGTCTGATACAAGGAATAGACTGTTAAATGAAATAAGTTTACTAGGTTACGATGAGTTTAACAAAAGTCCTAATCCTACTATGTGGAGTATGGCTCAAGTTAGTCATCACTTAGCTCTAACTGAAAAATCATTTACGCGAGCTATTGAATATGGACTAAAACAAATACCTAACAATCAGGTAAAACGAAAAAACCTCCATCATGCGTTGGATCGAACCAAGAAGATTGAGGCTCCAGAAATAGTTAAACCAAATTTGGAACCGATTGATGTTCTAGAAGTAATTGATTTATTAAATGATTCGAGAAATTATTTGTTAACTGTTCTTAAGACAGTAAAAGACAAGTCAATCTTGGAGGAAAAATCAGTGCTTCATCCTGTCTTTGGTGAATTGCTTCTAGACCAATGGGTTGAACTAATATATTTACATGAACAACGGCATATTGACCAAATTAAAGAAATAAAATATCTTTTAGGCCTCAACAAGAATAGTTAA
- a CDS encoding MBL fold metallo-hydrolase, whose amino-acid sequence MRNLNIQLIRHATIKLQFNGQTILVDPMFSLKSTLAPVANAANECKNPLVDLPITVEELLSEINAIIITHSHRDHLDDRAIELLPKDLPVFCQREDEEKLISLGFKDVRTVWYETEWKGIRLIRTGGEHGTGELGKLMGPVSGFVLQAEDEPVVYVAGDTIWCSEVEEAIANYSPGVIVLNGGEAQYLTGDPITMGVKDIEKVHRASPSSNIVVVHMESWNHCLLTRRDLRQYIETNQLLDISVPDDGRILNF is encoded by the coding sequence GTGAGAAACTTGAACATACAATTAATCAGACATGCAACAATAAAACTTCAGTTTAACGGGCAGACGATACTAGTTGACCCGATGTTTAGTTTAAAGAGTACGCTTGCACCGGTCGCAAATGCAGCCAATGAATGTAAAAATCCTTTAGTTGATCTGCCGATTACGGTAGAAGAATTGTTAAGCGAAATAAACGCAATAATCATCACTCATTCACACCGGGACCATTTAGACGATCGAGCCATCGAATTATTGCCGAAAGATCTCCCCGTTTTTTGCCAGCGAGAGGACGAAGAAAAACTAATTAGTCTAGGATTTAAAGATGTGAGGACCGTGTGGTACGAAACAGAATGGAAAGGAATTCGATTGATAAGAACCGGAGGAGAACATGGGACGGGAGAGTTAGGGAAACTTATGGGCCCAGTGTCTGGATTTGTTTTACAAGCGGAAGATGAGCCTGTTGTCTACGTGGCAGGGGATACCATCTGGTGTTCGGAAGTAGAAGAAGCAATTGCAAATTATTCGCCGGGAGTTATTGTACTAAATGGAGGGGAAGCACAATACTTAACGGGAGACCCTATTACAATGGGGGTAAAGGACATTGAAAAGGTTCATAGGGCAAGCCCTTCTTCAAATATAGTAGTGGTCCACATGGAATCATGGAATCACTGTTTGTTAACTAGAAGGGACCTAAGACAATATATCGAAACCAATCAGCTGTTAGATATATCCGTTCCTGATGATGGAAGGATACTTAATTTCTAG
- a CDS encoding alpha/beta hydrolase, which produces MEYFYGKGSDNVTLHYVRKGTEHKRTVILLHGWPGYWFDWRYVIPRLSENFNVIAPDFRGFGNSDKPNVPPHEGYTPEHHAKDLISLLNHLNIEKAIFAAHDIGATVAQTIAKTYPEYVEGLVLLNPPYQGIGIRRFDPAIQKEFWYQHLHNLPLAETIIGKSKEAIKYYILHFYEHWTGSKVKATPEDLEKIVNMYCQEDFFVKSIAYYRARAAAKTVQSVNQTQPTRIGQKTKVLWGEEDPVMLAAWSDQLENYFSDVSLEKLPRIGHFVPFEAPYEVIEAIMELDKQL; this is translated from the coding sequence ATGGAGTATTTTTATGGCAAAGGGTCAGATAACGTCACACTACATTATGTTAGAAAAGGAACTGAACACAAGCGTACAGTCATATTGTTGCACGGATGGCCTGGATATTGGTTTGATTGGCGGTATGTCATACCTAGACTTTCCGAGAACTTTAATGTGATTGCACCTGATTTTAGGGGATTCGGTAACTCGGATAAACCAAATGTGCCTCCACATGAAGGATATACCCCAGAACACCATGCGAAAGACTTAATATCTCTTTTGAATCACCTGAACATTGAGAAGGCAATTTTTGCAGCCCACGATATTGGTGCAACGGTCGCGCAAACTATTGCGAAGACCTATCCAGAATATGTGGAAGGGCTTGTTCTATTAAACCCACCATACCAAGGCATCGGCATACGCCGTTTCGATCCAGCGATTCAAAAAGAGTTCTGGTATCAGCACCTTCATAATTTACCATTAGCTGAAACTATTATCGGGAAATCGAAGGAAGCTATTAAATATTATATTTTGCATTTTTATGAGCATTGGACCGGAAGCAAAGTTAAAGCTACACCTGAAGATTTAGAAAAAATAGTAAACATGTATTGTCAGGAGGATTTTTTTGTGAAAAGTATTGCTTATTACCGAGCTAGGGCGGCAGCAAAAACAGTTCAATCGGTTAATCAAACCCAACCAACTCGAATAGGTCAAAAGACGAAGGTATTGTGGGGAGAAGAGGATCCAGTCATGCTTGCAGCTTGGTCTGATCAGTTGGAGAATTATTTTTCAGATGTATCGCTTGAGAAATTGCCAAGGATTGGACATTTTGTTCCATTCGAAGCCCCATATGAAGTGATAGAAGCAATAATGGAATTAGATAAACAATTATAG
- a CDS encoding metallophosphoesterase, with translation MKPRYIINFLLMIIVYSALTFYIGWNGWLWLHTSFGFETKWIYGILIVLISFSYIIGHFLKSLPIFKMIGSYWFGVLQYAILFLPIANLIALALIFFGLPKTTVVIWIGGFVLTAFIVLFIVGTFNAYSPVVRKFSITIPKQGHSRSQLKIAMASDMHFGRLSGPSHARRLVREVNALQPDIILLPGDIIDDDPEPFIKKNMGKIMSELSAPLGIYGVLGNHEYYGGGIPKYLQEMNQNGITILMDEVVKIAESFYLVGRKDKTDSNRMPIEHLLSDIDHSMPIIMMDHQPAEVKQAAQNQVDLLLSGHTHRGQMAPNHLITRRMFEVDWGYLQREQLHTIVSSGYGFWGPPLRIGSRSEVIEIDVTFADVAEASYSSIN, from the coding sequence ATGAAACCTCGCTATATTATAAATTTCCTGCTTATGATTATTGTTTATTCTGCTTTAACCTTCTACATTGGCTGGAACGGCTGGTTGTGGCTCCATACCTCCTTTGGATTTGAGACAAAATGGATCTATGGGATCCTTATTGTACTAATTTCTTTTTCCTACATTATTGGTCATTTCCTAAAAAGCTTGCCGATATTTAAAATGATTGGATCCTATTGGTTTGGAGTTCTCCAGTATGCAATTTTGTTCCTTCCTATTGCAAACCTGATTGCATTGGCATTAATATTTTTCGGACTTCCTAAGACAACGGTGGTCATTTGGATAGGCGGGTTTGTACTTACTGCCTTTATTGTCCTATTCATTGTTGGTACGTTCAATGCCTATAGCCCTGTTGTACGGAAATTCTCCATTACAATCCCAAAACAAGGTCATTCTCGTTCTCAGCTTAAAATTGCCATGGCTTCTGATATGCACTTTGGCAGACTCTCGGGTCCATCCCATGCACGCAGACTCGTTCGAGAAGTGAATGCCCTTCAGCCAGATATTATTTTGTTGCCAGGTGATATTATTGATGATGATCCTGAGCCATTTATCAAGAAGAACATGGGAAAAATCATGAGCGAGTTATCAGCACCACTAGGTATTTATGGTGTTTTAGGTAATCATGAATATTATGGAGGCGGGATACCGAAGTACCTTCAGGAAATGAATCAAAACGGGATTACCATCTTAATGGATGAAGTCGTCAAGATTGCAGAAAGTTTTTATTTGGTAGGTAGGAAGGATAAGACCGACAGTAACAGAATGCCGATTGAACACTTACTCTCTGATATTGATCATTCCATGCCGATTATTATGATGGACCATCAACCTGCTGAGGTAAAGCAAGCGGCACAGAATCAGGTGGACCTGCTGCTTTCAGGGCATACCCACAGAGGGCAAATGGCCCCGAACCACCTGATTACCCGTAGAATGTTTGAAGTAGACTGGGGTTATCTCCAAAGAGAACAGCTTCATACCATCGTCTCATCGGGCTATGGCTTTTGGGGTCCGCCCCTACGGATAGGCAGCCGTTCGGAAGTTATAGAAATAGATGTAACGTTTGCTGATGTGGCAGAAGCTTCTTATAGCAGCATAAATTAA
- a CDS encoding CBS domain-containing protein — MKVKDFMVRDVISVRPNSSIKDVMTTFVEKKIGGVPIVDENGKLSGIVTDGDILRAIKPIDRRIQDYFSFITYVAEEDLEERLDEMAKVEIIRIAKTNGIVSVHPNDDMKTVITLLSKHHFKKLPVIDENNHVVGVISRGDVIRNIQQTIVKSME; from the coding sequence ATGAAGGTCAAAGATTTCATGGTGAGGGATGTTATTTCAGTTAGACCGAATAGTTCCATTAAGGACGTAATGACAACGTTTGTTGAGAAGAAAATTGGCGGAGTTCCGATTGTGGATGAAAATGGCAAGCTTTCCGGTATTGTAACCGATGGGGATATTTTACGGGCGATTAAGCCTATTGACCGCAGAATCCAGGATTACTTCAGTTTTATCACTTATGTTGCAGAAGAAGATTTGGAAGAGCGCTTGGATGAGATGGCTAAGGTGGAAATCATTCGAATTGCAAAGACCAACGGAATCGTGTCCGTACATCCAAATGATGATATGAAAACCGTGATAACACTTTTATCAAAGCACCACTTTAAGAAACTTCCTGTCATCGATGAAAACAACCATGTGGTCGGGGTTATCAGTCGAGGCGATGTGATTAGAAACATCCAGCAAACTATAGTCAAAAGCATGGAATAA
- a CDS encoding TetR/AcrR family transcriptional regulator, protein MSEHEDIQVGEFPFVPKQERAQQKRNALLESGHALFILKGYEQTTAKEIAAHAGVATGTFYRYFSDKRQLLLSLLEDKLDRILPPEPSLASCNPEEVLATTLEAHYKRLSELGLNRVLPELLLKDIELSEVIVTARRKVLNRIHLGLSQAQEKGLTWKDLDLETVSWAIMVLVENGYEKERQTGKRANYQNIAKVICRMIFPPKVLEQLRDQSS, encoded by the coding sequence ATGTCTGAGCATGAAGACATTCAAGTTGGTGAGTTCCCATTTGTCCCCAAACAGGAACGTGCCCAGCAAAAGAGAAATGCGTTGCTTGAAAGTGGACATGCATTGTTCATTTTAAAAGGGTATGAGCAAACAACGGCAAAAGAAATTGCCGCCCATGCAGGGGTAGCCACCGGGACTTTTTATCGTTATTTTTCAGATAAACGACAGCTGCTGTTGTCATTATTAGAAGATAAATTAGATAGGATTCTCCCGCCTGAACCGAGTTTGGCTTCTTGCAATCCAGAAGAGGTATTAGCGACAACTTTGGAGGCGCATTATAAGCGGTTAAGTGAATTAGGGCTTAACCGAGTTTTGCCTGAACTGTTACTTAAAGACATAGAGCTTTCTGAGGTGATAGTGACGGCAAGGCGGAAGGTCCTTAACAGAATTCATTTAGGATTAAGTCAAGCTCAAGAAAAAGGATTAACATGGAAGGACTTGGACTTGGAAACAGTCTCTTGGGCCATCATGGTACTAGTGGAGAATGGATACGAAAAAGAACGTCAAACAGGGAAGAGGGCAAATTATCAAAATATAGCTAAGGTCATTTGTAGGATGATTTTTCCCCCGAAAGTCTTGGAACAGTTACGAGATCAATCATCCTAA
- a CDS encoding DNA-3-methyladenine glycosylase I — protein MNRCGWVNQDPLYIDYHDHEWGVPVYDDQLLFEYLNLEGAQAGLSWYTILKKRENYRKAFDQFDAEKIIRYDDKKVEELLHNEGIVRNKLKINAVITNARAYLKVKEEFSSFQEYIWSFVDGKPIKNHFKELSEVPATTEISDKLSKDLKKRGFKFVGSTICYAFMQATGMVNDHIVTCDCYQQAVPVTKS, from the coding sequence ATGAATAGGTGCGGTTGGGTGAACCAGGATCCGTTATATATTGATTATCATGACCATGAATGGGGCGTGCCGGTTTATGATGATCAATTATTGTTTGAATACTTAAATCTCGAAGGGGCTCAAGCAGGGCTTAGCTGGTATACGATTTTAAAGAAGCGGGAGAATTATCGAAAAGCATTTGATCAATTTGATGCAGAAAAAATTATCCGTTACGATGATAAAAAAGTCGAAGAGCTTTTACATAATGAAGGAATTGTTCGCAACAAGCTAAAAATTAATGCCGTCATTACCAATGCACGTGCATATTTGAAGGTGAAAGAGGAATTCAGCTCCTTCCAGGAATACATTTGGTCCTTTGTCGATGGCAAGCCTATTAAAAATCATTTCAAAGAATTATCAGAGGTCCCAGCAACAACCGAAATCAGCGATAAGTTAAGTAAGGACTTAAAGAAACGCGGATTTAAATTTGTGGGGTCGACTATTTGTTATGCGTTTATGCAAGCAACCGGAATGGTAAACGACCATATCGTTACATGTGATTGCTACCAACAAGCCGTTCCGGTTACAAAATCCTAA